gagttccactgacaccttccgattccaccatcagaccctcgccaccatgtgtatcgtaaagaactcgtcaagatatttaaaatgagcccaaactcgatagcattactagtagttatcgatgagttccatctacaccttccgattccaccatcagaccctctcccccatgtgtatcgtaaagaactcgtcaagacctttaaaatgagccctaactcgataaaattattagaagccattgatgagttccactgatacaggagatgtgcacagacagctaacgataaagaaagtgactataataggagtaataggtactaaacaaaaatataccaaaatcaatgcaacgccttaccatattaggtaatttgccttaaactttagcatgtgttttgaaatctacgttgtgcgctacttgacttaacgtacacttttgtttgaattagcaatattaggtcggcaaattacaaagcctttgacaaataccgactgccgccgcgccgcgccgcgcactcgcaggtgcacgtagggaatggaaccgccgtgtttcgcgtcgggcgctacgttaatagaccatatgcagttcacgtaaaagttaaaacagcttgttcgtatttaatcagcgcttgaagcggtaaccctttcccgggtttttaatatcggtaagcgctaacctgaattaattcaaataaaaggattagtttcttaaccggtaagccaatcaaaagcttaccgaaatgaagcggtttttggaacacagctttaaaataacccgggtttttgaacgggttagggtaagcgggtccggtccctgcAGGCAAGGAACATTAGAATATTGCATATATTCTTTCAAATATTAGTCAACCTCAAATATGCACATAGGATATTGATTAATGTCCAGCTCATAtcatattttactcaataatgAGTTTATTGTAAACCAATTTCCTCAATAAGCACTTATTTGCTGTGTGCTTTAGAGGAAACACTtgtggtaatttttccatacaaacattgTCAAGATCGTTCTCTGGATTTTGGCACTTATCTAGTGCCCAGTGTGGTTGCCTCCTGTTCTGAGTGAAAAGAAACAAGCCTGTGTATGTATCGTTCAAATTAGAATATAACATTTTTCACACATTTCTGCTTGACCATCCTGCAAGACCCGACGAAAAGTCTTCTCTGAAATATCtacatattgttattttgaACAGGCTTTACATAagggtttatttttattcattgatTACGGGTGGCATGCTTAGGCTGAGATTAAGGTACAAGCCATAAAATTTTGCTGACTCCACTATATTTTAAAGCATTTTCTAATTATTCCAGGTTTGACTCCACAAACTCTCTGGGCCACGAGTGGTTGCTACTCAGCTGGTCCCCGGACTCTGCTGCGGTGCGGCACAAGATGCTGTACGCCTCAACCAAGGCCACACTCAAGCAGGAGTTTGGTTCTGCGCATATAAAGGATGAAATGCATGCTACTACCAAGGTGAGAAACAAAGAAATCTGAAAATGGTGGATTACTCACATAAGAAATAGTAGTTGGGGTAAGTCTTGGAGTGGCAACGGCTTTTAACAGGGTTGCTGGACAACCTCATAAAGTTTACTGGGAGTTGAATGGACTATTGTGGCCGAAAGTCAGAATTTTAAAGCAAAAGATGTCTGGCCCGGGTGTGAAACCAAGAGTCTACAAATTCAATGGGCCACTAATGACTGCTCAGCTGGTTTCCGGAATCCACTTCCCTCCAGCTCTTCCGCTTCCACCAAGGCCACACCTCACGGTCCTCAAGCAGGAGTTCGGCTCTGCACACAAAGGACGAGATGCATGCCACTACCAAGGTAGGAAACCAATAATTGTGAAAACAAAGTAAATGTCGTCTGGCTGCCGGCTGTGGAATGAATTCCCTGCCAATTTTTTGTTCTACACTATCTTCTAGCAGCAgcgtctggaagacctagatgctaagcgtcatatccgcaagacgcgacctaagccctcctacacatacacccgcaactcgactggacaactccattgcgcatcgtgtgaccgcatcttcaaaacaaagtttggttttgcgagccacataagggcatttcataatccggataagaattgttgatggagtcgccattgccggatacggcaaggaaggagtTAAGTTAATGGCAGTTCACCGTGCTAATTTCATACTTGTAAAGGATTGTGCAGTTGTCAGTGTCGTTATGATTGTATTACACCTAAATTACCCTAAAGGCTCATTTTGATAGTACAAGATGGTACTCTTTGTGTATGCTAGATGTCGCTAATCTAATCACTGTTAATGCGtgtataacaataaaatatatgatgaaaATATTCGCCGCCGACAGGAGTCTCGGTAACTATTGTTTTAGTAGTGGCCTAGGGAGTGCGACTGTTGAAATTTGTTTTCTGCTGAGAacgaattaataaattattatttttatttcaggacGAAGTATCCCTGAAAGGCTACAAGGCGCACCTCAGCGGTATCAGTGCGCCGGCGCCGCTGACAGAAAGGGAAGAGGCCTTGAAAGAGCTCCAGCTGACAGACCATAGCACCAACTACAGTACTGACTCTAGGTAAAGGCGCTTCTTATTACTAAAATTGCGTGACTATTGAAATCAAATACAATCagctggtagagaatgccttctggcattaagtccgctttttgtactcttcatgtacctattgtgcaataaagtttaagtaaatacaataaaaatcagaataaataaaaaaaatgctatgaTCATAATAACTGTCTAATATACTTTTTTGACAACAAAATATCTCGCCATGAAATATAAGTATCGTAGCTTTTTTTATGAACATGGCTAAAATTCCAATTGAGTAAATAGTGCCGCCTACAATGATGAAGATCAAAGCGGTGCACGCAGTGTTGTATTTTGGTTTTCAGTCTTCTATATTTACTGGCTTGTAAAGGAATAAAAGTTATCAGTagtaaaataaagattttcctAACAGCAAGAACCTTATTTAattgttgaaaatttaattaacttaCTATTTCTCCACTTTCTTTAGCCAAATTCTAATGATGAATATAATTGCAATCGTCGTAATTTCCAGGCAATCCACGATGGGTGGCGTTTCGTTTCCCATCACAGAAGCCGCCGAACAGGCCATTATGGATCTACAGAGGGGCTCCTACAACTACATACAGTTTAAAATCGGTAAGAAACACcactatacatatacattacAATGGAAgtcatagaaataaaaacgcAAATTCCTCTGGTGGTCAAGAGAAGACACGACCAAACTCTAAGGTTTTGCAGCTTTTCTGAAGTTAGTCACCGTAGCTTTATGCCATGGCGCAATAAAGGAGTCTGTGGTCTTCTCGGCAACTTAGGAGATTAGCCACTACTGTCAATAAATCTACCGCTCTTACGCGGTATCACGGTTACGGGGCCTCAGTTATCAGATACGGTCTTCTTTTATGGGGAAACGCAAAAGATATTAAGAAAGTCTTCATTTCTCAAAAAAAAGCATTATGCAAATGcaatgtatatatgtaatgtGCTGAACTCATGAAAAATTGTAAACACTATATCTCTGTACCACATTTCTAGcaaataattttctatttcaTACTTatgaaatagaaaataagtataatattcCCAACACCGGCAACACCTCTACTTATTGAAACCGAATTTAAGCCTTATTTGATTAGCCTGGCTACTTCACaatgtttaattataatatttcgtATAAACCCACGAGTTCTGAGAAACTAGTTGGCACAATCTGGGGTCCGTACTAACAAATATTGCTTTGGAAGCACATGCCTTACAACTACTTTACCGGCGCTCAGCATTTTTTAATACGTATGATTAATTGAATAACTACGTTTTTCTAGGCTACCTTCCGAGAATAGATGCAAGAAATTTCCTTTActtaattatcttaatctaactTAATCATTTCGCATTATTGCATATAATTACAGATCTAGAAGAAGAAAAGATCCACCTATCGAAAGCCGCCAACATCCCTCTAGTGAGCCTGCCCGAGCAGGTGCCGAGCGACCAGGCGAGGTACCACCTCTACGTGTTCAAGCACAGCCACGAGGGAGACCACATGGATAGCATAGGTAAAATTTTATCATGATAGAATATGGTCAGAGGTTTAGCTTAAAATCGCTcttgcacaataaaaaaatattttttaaaccaaaTGTTTGTTTcttctatcgctcttgcattcGAGCGATAGATAAACAAATACGAAAACAAATGAACGATGTAGTTCGCAGTTATAGCCCTGGCATGAACTTGTTTTTCTTACttatttatagttcgtgtcatccacgatgacgcgcagatttgtcatctcaacctttaataacatatatGATACgtgtcaaggcatgcgtcttcgcgaatgatacgatctatataatcctatttttgattttcagtgTTCATCTACTCGATGCCCGGTTACAGCTGTTCTATTAAAGAGAGGATGCTGTATTCCAGCTGTAAAGGACAGTTCCTAGATATCATAGAGAAAATTGGAGTGGTGGTAGAAAAACGAGTAAGTACTTATGGGTAATTAAATTTTCatctcagcagctcgaacaagtctactttcgtcactccagggagtgtcgaaagtgcgactttcctcactccaagCAGTGACGAAAgtacgactttcctcactccagggagtgagacaaagtagctatTTAATTTAGTCAAGGCCATGAATgcaggaataaaaactttactttatgttaatttttttttacctttaatatgtatcactactgaggtgaatcgttgtatgtgtcacaccacacgagagcaaagttattttacatctcgtgtttttaagCCCCTCGCTACTCGGGACTCataatcaacactcgcaagaaaaactaactttcctctcttgttgcacaaataactattgtgtgTTCCTGCAATCTTGTCTCCGGAATCATTTATATGATGCATCCAAAAGATTAGGTAAATActaaattgtatatattattttgtcagGCTATACTACTTGTTGACGTGTGAACGTTTAAATTATTGATAAGTAGTTTACTGAATATTCTACTTTATTTGCTCTCAATTAGGGTTTGTGGAGACtagtctgtttaagctaactttatttttgagtataattacagtgagacatctcattcggttctcgtatattcttttatcctaatgaatgttttaattatacggaattttgactcttagagacatacatctctaaagataatttgataaaaatcatttagttctgtcatttagagatatttacatctctaattttagattttttttgtgtctgtttgtgttttttattattattattttagttttttttgtattgtagtttgtatgtaaattccatgttaacgtgtaaaagtgcccttgtggcctatttgctgaataaatgttgaaattgAAGTTAAAGATGTTACGAATGTTAGGGAATATGAagttgttattatcattcctaattagaaaaaaatctgttaGTTAGTACATATATGTCATCTTAGAACGGGATGTTATAAATTGTTGAGAAATGCTGTCTACTGACCAAAATGGattacttgaaaacagtttACACGTACATTCTATttcgcaaaacattcgcttcatttgatgcgaatgTTTATGATGATCGTAGTTTGCATTGAGATTAAAAATCAGTATTACAATAAACGGCCCTGGCAGGAGTAGCAGTTCGTGGATTAATCTATGATTATTGCTCATTCACGGATTTTGCTTTCCTAGTGATTTGGCACTTACTGGACTtagttatgctgggcattttccgcaaatcgacaaccattccgcctattttgcgtgaaaacgaggtagcactactctagccaccccagctcctccaagAAACCTAGCAGTGCCAGGTTGCTAACTTCCTCCTTTAGAGTTCACGGAGTTTACAATCTAGGAGAATTTATTGGAGTTACAAATGTCCAGATTGAAATCGACGACGGCAAGGAGCTCACCTCGGAGTTCCTGTACTCGGAGCTGCACCCGGCGCGCGGCCTGCACCGGCCGGCCTTCGCCCGGCCGCGCGGCCCGCCCAACCGCGGCGCCAAGCGCATCACCAAGGCGCAGCCCGCGCAGTAACCGCCGGGACGAGTGTGTGGGCCTTTGTTTCAGTGGACTAAATCTATTCAAAACAACTGTTACACTTAAGGTATTgtgaaaaaaaaccggccaagagcatgtcgggccgcgctcagtgtagggttccgtagttattcttccgtcacaataagctaaactggagcttaaagtatagtaaattgttaaccaagggatgaaattgtacctttcacccgagttaaacaaataggcaaatttgcataatcagtacctaattaaagtactaagtttttactatgaaggggaaactttttgcgataactcaaaaacagctaaactgatcatgtccgctatagttttcatttaatgaatttcttaagctctactcccacgatttttttcatattttttggacctatggttcaaaagttatagggggggggggcacatttttttttctttcggagcgattatctccgaatatattcactttatcaaaaaatgtttgttgaagacccctattagttttgaaagacctttccaacgataccccacactgtagggttaaagcaaaaaaaaaattcacccccaatttacgtgtaggggaggtaccctaaaaaaaattaaatttttatattttattgtacgactttgtcggctttattgatttatatatccatgccaaatttcagctttctagcactaacgaccacggagcaaagcctcggacaaacagacagctgtctgtctgtttgtccgaggctttgctttcgccatgtctgtctgtttgtctgtctgtctgtacagacagacaaacaggcggacatggcgaaactataagggttgactacggaaccctaaaaaggccgacatgtattttttttagttgccGAGACCGTCATGAGGCAAGAACTGTCCAGACAGAAAGTAAGAGCTTCGCTCTTTCTGCTCCACCGACCTTGTATAAGTCGAATATGTGTACATACAATCACATGAATTAAAcgcgacgaaagagcttgtaaaCGGACTTACCTGATAGACtgtcttctccacattgaccttagtaaattaaaaataatgctacccacagtaatatttttttaaaataaaggtaAAAAGAAAAACTATTACTGAGCACTTCGACACTTTATTATTTAGACGAACTAGTTCAGTTCGTGAAATGGTGGACCATTGACCATCATTTCCATTTTTCCTctatttcaaaaattgtatatttgcTAATGTCTCTATTGAGTACTTACAGTTCTtaatagagagagagagattattAGTGACAAAAGTAAGGTACAGTGCGACATAGATAAAGGAGGGCGCCACTTTCTTCGTAACTGTCATATTTTTGACGTAAAATGCTTAAACATGGCTACCATTGTGTTCCATTTTACTTAACTTCTGTTCTTTCATGTCGCACTGTACTGAGTATCTCAGAACAGAACTGAACTTTTATAGATTTAGCTCACTGATCACAAGGTCTGTCAAAGATATCTATGCAAACAAAGTCGTAAACACGAGTGTCAAGGTCTTAGCGCTCAATAGTATGTCACTCAATATACATGGTGAGCAATTCTAAGATTCGTGATCTTGTTTTGTATTGAACACTCTGTATATAAAGTGCGGCCTGTGCACTGTGCAGTATGGCGGTCTTCTCATAGGATGCGGATCTACAcgccgctccggtgtgcgaacgggacatcgctatatattacgtgcatagcgctgtctcaCTTACATACAGGAGCGGCGTGTGGATCCGCATCCTACTCGTATGTGATAACCGCGTATCAAATGTGTATGAGATATTAAgtcttatattttatatttggagTACAATTCTAAAATGACCTTACAATAAATTTTCTTATCTATTGCAAATGTCGCGTTCTCAAGAagaggtaccacattgtcgcttaccataagggttctaatctttatacgaataacctgttagagcgtccttatggtaagcggcAATGTGTTGAGAACGACACAAATATTGCAATGAGCAATGacacaaattacaaattaattattaattatttatgacTTACATTTTCGTATACTTCAAGTTTCGgtacatttacatacatatcAATACATAAACCTGACATGAAAATCCTCATTGTTCTGTCATTTTAAATATGCCTCCTAAGACTCCACGACAGTTCATTTAGTATAATTCAACTAAAATATaagctatttttatatttgctcAGAATAATTTTGTCGTAAGAACAATTTTGTGTCGACCCACATAAAAAGAAACCTCATTTCATCTGCTGCTTACGCTATGTTTATCgatgtactattttttataaacgtTGGACGTAAAACGACAGTTAACCTTAGGTCCCTTTTATGCGGAGCgacacattttataatatacgAAACAGCAAGACTGGCCGACCGTCTTCTGTAGTTCACTTGTTTATATTTCACTATGATACTCTCTATGTTAAGAACAGTATTAataatacttatacataataatatgtattgttaatttaaactgCTATACTAGACTTAGTATGAACCATAGATAGATAGGCAGTCTTAAGATGCGTAAAGTAGTGCAAAATATTGTGACCGCAAAATGCTAGCTAAAATAGAGGGCGCTGTACGGTCCGCTGTCAAAAAAAGTCCATCTAATAAAGGCCAGTtcagacgggatgatcaaacCGACCGtttcatcagaaaaaaaattggtattaaTCTCATCTAGCGtccaatttaatcaccaattttagatttatgttgACATTAAAGCgctcttaattaaaaataatgccgGCGCAAACTAGCATCACAAATTGTTTTTCTTGCTTCCGCACCTCCATTTTATCGGTCATAATCTTACAACCGAATAAAGTGGAATCGGCGAGCCAAATTGGCGTTTGCAGCCACATCACCTGAGTTGATCAGATTGGCGAAAAGTTGTTCCCGTCTGGCCTGGCCTTAAGCTTACTCTGCACTGTTTTGAAGTAACAAAGTGTgagagtgtcattataaacgtcatattttcatagaagatGAGATGAGAGCATTTATGATGGTATTTCAACACTGTCAAGAAGTCATGAGTGATCAGAAAAAAATTCGGAACTTCTCGAAATTtttatttccttaataaaagtttcctttgtttcctgAAATATCCGagaactttttggaaactttccgcaacttgaaCCTCTGACGTAGCTAGCTAGCTACACAACATTTTGCACTCTGTTAATTTGTCTATGGTGTAACTTGGCGAATAGTCAAATTAACCCTAAATGTGAACCTAGCCCTCTATAGCTGTTTTACTaatattaaccttttaaccggtTAGAAATTATCATCGGGCGTACTCGTGCcgccgccggtacgaagttacacgTAGTTTTGTCTTATTCATCAGTCTGTggcgaaatgagctggatattgtatgtctaatatcagactacggcggttaaaaggttaacaATTGTTcattaaatgtcaaaattattattgattatttattttaggctAAGCTGTCATCAATTACGTTCTTATTTCATGTGTTGTcaatatattaggtatattacatacctatgtaAAGAGCTTGTCATGGTAATTCTTTAACATATAAATCCCGAAAAAATCATGAATCTTtcatattttatgcaaaaataatcaatattaattaaatgatcaattaaaatcaaaatattaataaaattgattaCAATTAATTCGCAAACTcgcacaaaatattatatttaatacatatattgacTGATACTTTGGTTTTTAATATTATCTTCAGTTACCGCGATGCCGATGttccatttaataaaataatttaaacggATTATGTCGCGTATAATTAATTGTATCCACGTCCCAACATTTCGAACCATTTAAATacattatacgcgatataatccatTTAAGTTGTTTTATTACTTGGGTTTTTGTATATCTTAACAAGAAACTTGccaataatgtaattaaaatcatTACTATTCATTCATAATCATACTCTTTAAGACCATTAACtgttattacatatttaatgcACGTTcgctatttgttatttattaaaataatgattttgaaacAGTTGTATCGATGTTTAAATAAGGCACATATTTTTATGAGCTAAGAAAAACAAAAGAGAAAAGCACAAAATACGTAATATCGGGCGTATTTTTGTACATGACTTAATAAATTTTGCATAGCGTGCAATATcgttgtaattttaataaatgctTTTAAATTAGCCATTGGTATGTTAttctttataaatttatttcctCCCATTTCCATATGTATATCAAactaaactttaaataaataattattatcgggcattatttattacacaaattgattaagacccacagtaagctcaataagacttgtgggtatttagacaagaaatatataatatttatagacacttaaatacatagaaaacatccatgactcagaatagtacatttcgatgctagtgcggaaagtatgtcattacttcacgagtacgaGTACGGGAAGAGTGAtaaatgacatttccgcacgtgtatcgaacgacgttttttaatacagttgcgaaaaaataagcaaGTACTTTTGTATGCATGTTcaaacagaaacaattgtaaataataatttgtgtaacgtacttatatttaaattgtatgaaaacaatatcgaatgttgcctttggaaacttaaaacatacttgcagtaagaaaaaacgcctctgctttgacaggagtttcggcagctattccgttccattcagacaacttattaagaacggttttccaatattaaaaaataaacgtgttataattatgaagaggtaagtaatgaaatatgcttatatttattacttttacattaaccttttgaccgccaaacaCGTcgtatgacgcgcgcggcttcagcccaatatcaaccttcatgcgtaccgacaaggttcacgattacgcgccgcgtacgatacggGTTATAACAGtgggtttttatgttgattacgacttttaaaggaaactaacattaacattcATCAATAAGttgtcatgaattggaacaagtggaaaaataaaaagcacTAAAACGCTAAGCTAAACAGGCAAACAGCTACGTAATgtaataaatacccttaccaggatttgaactctggaccatcagcttcttaggcagggtcactcactaggccagacaggtcgtcaatacctccaccttccatagtgcaaaattacaattacaattcaCAGAGTTTTTAAGGCTAGAGATTGCCAATTTTTGTACACACAACCATCGTTACAGGATATCCTAATTCGacagtatggaatttgacacacaaaataaaataattacataggtaggtaggtaggtaaatagattaagtattacaaactacacaatacatacagcg
This portion of the Cydia pomonella isolate Wapato2018A chromosome 7, ilCydPomo1, whole genome shotgun sequence genome encodes:
- the LOC133520107 gene encoding twinfilin encodes the protein MSHQTGIQANEDLKKYFNKCRDGKIRVMKISIENEQLTLAKKEPVKGTWEQDFDKYLPSLIVEDMPCYMLYRFDSTNSLGHEWLLLSWSPDSAAVRHKMLYASTKATLKQEFGSAHIKDEMHATTKDEVSLKGYKAHLSGISAPAPLTEREEALKELQLTDHSTNYSTDSRQSTMGGVSFPITEAAEQAIMDLQRGSYNYIQFKIDLEEEKIHLSKAANIPLVSLPEQVPSDQARYHLYVFKHSHEGDHMDSIVFIYSMPGYSCSIKERMLYSSCKGQFLDIIEKIGVVVEKRIEIDDGKELTSEFLYSELHPARGLHRPAFARPRGPPNRGAKRITKAQPAQ